A portion of the Rhodanobacter sp. AS-Z3 genome contains these proteins:
- the aceF gene encoding dihydrolipoyllysine-residue acetyltransferase, with amino-acid sequence MQPPSPSGVRSPAGVIMAELKEARVPDIGHDDVPVIEVLVKAGDRVEKDQSLITLESDKATMEVPAPFAGIVKEMKLKVGDEVSEGAVIALIEAEGAAEPAPPQPAAPAPAPAPAPAAPAPVAVEPAAAPVAAQRVQPGIAPEGDVPPQVRPPVDARIVMPGDAPYASPAIRAFARELGVDIQQVKGSGRGGRIQRDDVSAYIKHALASGARPSTGASASVGGLSLLPWPKVDFAKFGEIEEKPLSRIQKISGANLARNWAMIPHVTQHEDADVTELEAFRKQLGAENKDLKISPLVFQIKAVVAALKAFPQFNASLDGSGEKLILKKYFHIGIAVDTPDGLVVPVIRDCDKKGLLDLARELGEISKKARDKKLGPAEMSGGCFSISSLGGIGGTGFTPIVNAPEVAILGVSKAAVKPVWNGKEFAPRTILPMSLSYDHRVIDGALAARFASFLATQLGDIRRLLL; translated from the coding sequence ATGCAGCCGCCATCCCCGAGCGGCGTGCGATCGCCAGCAGGAGTGATCATGGCCGAACTCAAAGAAGCCCGCGTTCCCGACATTGGGCACGACGACGTTCCCGTCATTGAAGTGCTGGTCAAGGCTGGCGACCGGGTCGAGAAGGATCAGAGCCTGATCACGCTGGAATCGGACAAGGCGACCATGGAAGTGCCAGCGCCGTTCGCGGGCATCGTGAAGGAAATGAAGCTGAAGGTTGGCGATGAAGTTTCCGAAGGTGCGGTGATTGCGCTGATTGAGGCCGAAGGCGCCGCCGAACCTGCGCCGCCGCAACCCGCCGCGCCCGCGCCCGCGCCCGCGCCCGCGCCGGCAGCGCCGGCTCCGGTTGCCGTCGAGCCAGCAGCCGCGCCGGTAGCTGCTCAACGGGTGCAGCCCGGTATCGCGCCCGAGGGCGACGTGCCGCCGCAAGTGCGTCCACCGGTCGACGCACGCATCGTCATGCCTGGCGACGCACCGTATGCCAGCCCGGCGATCCGCGCGTTTGCGCGTGAGCTGGGCGTGGACATCCAGCAGGTGAAAGGCAGTGGTCGTGGCGGGCGCATCCAGCGTGACGATGTCAGTGCCTACATCAAGCATGCGCTGGCTTCCGGTGCGCGCCCGTCGACGGGCGCGTCCGCTTCGGTGGGCGGCCTCAGCCTGTTGCCATGGCCGAAGGTCGATTTCGCCAAGTTCGGCGAGATCGAGGAAAAGCCGCTGTCGCGCATCCAGAAGATCTCCGGCGCGAACCTGGCGCGCAACTGGGCAATGATTCCGCACGTCACCCAGCACGAAGACGCCGACGTCACCGAACTGGAAGCGTTCCGCAAGCAGCTCGGCGCCGAGAACAAGGACCTGAAGATCAGCCCGCTGGTGTTCCAGATCAAGGCGGTGGTGGCGGCGCTGAAGGCGTTCCCGCAGTTCAACGCCTCGCTCGACGGGTCCGGCGAAAAGCTGATCCTGAAAAAATATTTCCACATCGGCATCGCGGTGGACACGCCTGATGGCTTGGTCGTGCCGGTGATCCGCGACTGCGACAAGAAAGGCCTGCTCGACCTTGCGCGCGAGCTCGGCGAAATCTCGAAGAAGGCGCGTGACAAGAAGCTGGGCCCGGCCGAAATGTCCGGCGGCTGCTTCTCGATCAGCTCGCTCGGCGGCATCGGCGGCACCGGCTTCACGCCGATCGTCAACGCGCCGGAAGTGGCCATCCTCGGCGTTTCGAAGGCGGCGGTGAAGCCGGTCTGGAACGGCAAGGAATTCGCACCGCGCACCATCTTGCCGATGTCGCTGTCATACGACCATCGCGTGATCGATGGCGCGTTGGCGGCGCGCTTTGCCTCGTTCCTTGCCACTCAGCTCGGCGATATTCGCCGGCTGCTGCTGTAA
- a CDS encoding ABC transporter ATP-binding protein — translation MLTIRDLSKTYGNGVKALRGVSLDIPNGMFGLLGPNGAGKSSLMRTIATLQDPDSGTITLDGMDLLADKQATRRLLGYLPQEFGVYPKVSAEAMLDHFAVLKGVTVKSERRDLVEALLRQVNLWDVRKRKLGTYSGGMRQRFGIAQALIGEPRLIIVDEPTAGLDPEERNRFLNLLAELGERMVVILSTHIVEDVTDLCSRMAIIGQGQVLLTGEPAEAIRSLEGRVWRRSIDKNQLDSYRARMNILSTRLAGGRTLLHVLADALPEEGFESVVPDLEDVYFGRLRAQATAKAA, via the coding sequence ATGCTGACGATACGTGACTTGTCCAAGACCTATGGCAACGGTGTCAAGGCGCTGCGCGGGGTGTCGCTCGACATTCCCAACGGCATGTTCGGCCTGCTCGGGCCCAATGGCGCGGGCAAGTCCTCGCTGATGCGCACGATTGCCACACTGCAGGACCCGGACTCGGGCACGATCACGCTGGATGGCATGGACCTGCTCGCCGACAAGCAGGCCACGCGACGGCTGCTTGGCTATCTGCCGCAGGAATTCGGCGTGTATCCGAAAGTTTCTGCCGAGGCGATGCTGGATCACTTCGCCGTGCTCAAGGGCGTCACCGTGAAAAGCGAGCGGCGCGATCTGGTCGAAGCGCTGCTGCGTCAGGTCAACCTGTGGGACGTGCGCAAGCGCAAGCTCGGCACCTACTCCGGCGGCATGCGGCAGCGCTTCGGCATCGCCCAGGCACTGATCGGCGAGCCACGCCTGATCATCGTCGACGAACCCACCGCCGGGCTTGATCCGGAAGAGCGCAACCGTTTCCTCAACCTGCTGGCCGAACTGGGCGAGCGGATGGTGGTGATTCTGTCCACCCATATCGTGGAAGACGTCACCGACCTGTGCTCGCGTATGGCGATCATCGGCCAGGGCCAGGTGCTGCTCACCGGCGAACCGGCCGAGGCGATTCGCTCGCTGGAAGGACGCGTCTGGCGCCGCAGCATCGACAAGAACCAGCTCGACAGCTATCGCGCCCGCATGAACATCCTGTCGACCCGGCTGGCCGGCGGCCGCACCCTGTTGCACGTGCTGGCCGACGCGCTGCCGGAAGAAGGCTTCGAATCGGTGGTACCGGATCTGGAAGACGTCTACTTCGGTCGCTTGCGTGCACAAGCCACCGCCAAGGCCGCCTGA
- a CDS encoding response regulator transcription factor, with protein MQTPNPSRILIADDDRALCRLLADYLQREGFVVDLAHDGDAALARLRNTAERPDLLILDVMMPGRDGLETLRELRMQHRLPVIMLSARGEPVDRVIGLELGADDYLSKPCLPRELLARVRAQLRRNAPPLAGTVQVGNLQLFPGERRAQVDEQDLSLTGAEFLLLLGLAQRAGELVDKASLTRLALGREIERFDRSIDVHVSRLRHKLADASPEAPRIDSVRGSGYVLVAAAS; from the coding sequence ATGCAAACTCCGAACCCTTCTCGCATCCTGATTGCCGACGACGACCGCGCGTTGTGCCGCCTGCTGGCCGATTACCTGCAGCGCGAGGGCTTCGTGGTGGATCTTGCACACGATGGCGACGCCGCGCTGGCGCGCCTGCGCAATACCGCCGAACGGCCCGACCTGCTGATCCTCGACGTGATGATGCCGGGCCGCGATGGTCTGGAAACCCTGCGCGAACTACGCATGCAGCATCGGCTGCCAGTGATCATGTTGTCGGCGCGCGGCGAACCGGTGGATCGGGTGATCGGCCTGGAACTGGGCGCCGACGACTATTTGTCCAAGCCATGCCTGCCGCGCGAATTGCTGGCGCGTGTACGCGCGCAGTTGCGTCGGAACGCACCGCCGCTGGCCGGCACGGTGCAGGTCGGCAACCTGCAACTGTTTCCGGGCGAGCGCCGCGCGCAAGTCGACGAGCAGGACCTGTCGTTGACCGGCGCCGAATTCCTGTTGTTGCTGGGGCTAGCGCAGCGCGCCGGAGAACTGGTCGACAAGGCCAGCCTCACCCGGCTCGCGCTGGGCCGCGAGATCGAGCGCTTCGACCGCAGCATCGACGTGCACGTCAGCCGCCTGCGCCACAAACTGGCGGATGCGTCGCCGGAGGCGCCGCGGATCGATTCGGTGCGCGGCTCCGGCTACGTGCTGGTGGCAGCTGCATCATGA
- a CDS encoding M1 family aminopeptidase — MFLQSTFFEILRFELRQQLKAPLFWIVAVAFGALAFAFTSTDMVIAGGASGNVLRNAPLVIVRLLSVLTVLSIFLVTIFVAGAALRDFDQRTSDMFFSTPMSRGAYLGGRFAAGYIAALAIMLICALGLALGSVMPWIDAERLGPASWHGYVWALGVMVIPNMLFIAALLFLLATTTRSLLATYIGVIAYFVLSGVTGYLSSKIDSHTVAAMLDPFGGRTLGLVTRYWSPDQTNHLLPGLEGVLLFNRLLWIGIALLLLVAAYVLFRPNREGLQLPRRKKRAEPPMLRPPAGTAALALPKVTIGSGWRIHLQQLRAQFVFDTLGVVRGVALLVLLALSLVLMLVSLMVSGQVYGTPVWPVTHQVLTAINGSFGLPLIIIVIFYAGELVWRERNQHSAEVSDAFPVPNWVPLTAKFGALMTIIVLMLLIGAVVGIGWQLAHGYTHLQPGLYLGMLALNVIPFAFIAVLTLFLQVMSNNKFLGYLLTILWVAASSVGLSLLHWNHNLYNYGSGPSVPYSDMNGFGHFLKGALWFDGYWACLAVIMLVVAALFWARGTDDAWRDRVREARARLRAPSMAVLGVAALAFLGSGAWIYYNTNVLNTYRNSTAKTVQRADYEKKYAKYEGAPQPRITAVKADVDIYPYQRKLDIRAHYTLVNKHDTPISELYVNYTDEFTVKSLDFAPHDTVSEDKDLGFTVYRLKTPLAPGASMSFDFTLAYAPKGFTNDTGDTFLVQNGTFFNNGMLPQFGYQSRYQLTDRNDRRKYGLSAEVPRMPKLGDQKARADTYISNDADWIDFETTVSTAADQIALAPGTLQKEWTANGRHYFHYKMQQPMLNFFAYLSARYAVKHAEHDGVAISVYYNPAHAWNVDRMIESAQDSLDYYDANYTPYQFKQLRILEFPGYAAFAQSFANTIPFSESIGFIADLRDKSKIDYVYDVTAHEVAHQWWAHRVIGANMQGSTMLSESLAQYSSLMVMKHKYGADQMHKFLKYELDAYLMGRATEAVAEEPLAKVENQPYIHYRKGSLIFYALQDYLGEAKLNGMLKQFLIDKGFQQPPYTTSQEFMDALNQVAGPQWKSLLDDFFWKITLFDNRLTDATAKKLPDGKYAVTLKVHAGKVYVDGKGKETKAKADIPIEVGVFAASPGGGRDGKPLYLEKRVLADGDSTITVVVDGKPALAGIDPYNELIDKVSTDNRRGVTVE, encoded by the coding sequence ATGTTTTTGCAGTCGACATTTTTCGAGATACTTCGCTTCGAGTTGCGCCAGCAACTGAAGGCGCCGCTGTTCTGGATTGTTGCCGTCGCCTTTGGCGCACTGGCCTTTGCCTTTACCAGCACCGACATGGTGATTGCCGGCGGCGCCAGCGGCAACGTGCTGCGCAATGCGCCGCTGGTGATCGTGCGGCTGCTGAGCGTACTCACGGTGTTGAGCATTTTCCTGGTCACCATTTTCGTCGCCGGTGCTGCCCTGCGTGACTTTGACCAGCGCACTTCAGACATGTTCTTCAGCACCCCGATGAGTCGGGGTGCCTATCTGGGTGGACGCTTCGCCGCCGGATATATCGCGGCGTTGGCGATCATGCTGATCTGCGCGCTGGGCCTGGCGCTTGGCAGCGTGATGCCGTGGATCGATGCAGAACGTCTGGGTCCGGCAAGCTGGCATGGCTACGTCTGGGCGCTCGGCGTGATGGTGATTCCGAACATGCTGTTCATCGCCGCTTTGTTGTTCCTGCTGGCGACGACCACGCGTTCGCTACTGGCGACTTATATTGGTGTGATTGCCTATTTCGTATTGTCTGGCGTCACCGGCTATCTCAGCAGCAAGATCGACAGTCACACCGTCGCGGCGATGCTGGACCCCTTTGGCGGGCGCACGCTGGGCCTGGTCACCCGCTACTGGTCGCCCGACCAGACCAATCATTTGTTGCCCGGGCTCGAAGGTGTCCTGCTGTTCAATCGCCTGTTGTGGATTGGCATAGCACTGCTGCTGTTGGTGGCGGCATATGTGCTGTTCCGCCCGAATCGCGAAGGCCTGCAGCTGCCGCGTCGCAAGAAGCGCGCCGAGCCACCGATGCTGCGTCCGCCGGCAGGCACGGCTGCGCTGGCCTTGCCCAAGGTGACTATCGGCAGCGGCTGGCGTATTCACCTGCAGCAATTGCGCGCGCAGTTCGTGTTCGATACGCTCGGCGTCGTGCGCGGCGTGGCCTTACTGGTACTGCTGGCGCTGTCGCTGGTGTTGATGCTGGTTTCGCTGATGGTTTCCGGGCAGGTCTACGGCACACCGGTGTGGCCGGTGACTCATCAGGTGCTCACCGCGATCAACGGCAGCTTCGGCCTGCCGCTGATCATCATCGTGATCTTCTATGCCGGCGAACTGGTCTGGCGTGAGCGCAACCAGCACTCGGCCGAAGTCAGTGACGCGTTCCCGGTACCGAACTGGGTGCCACTGACCGCGAAGTTTGGTGCACTGATGACCATCATCGTGCTGATGCTGCTGATCGGCGCCGTAGTCGGCATCGGCTGGCAGCTCGCGCATGGCTACACGCATCTGCAACCCGGCCTGTATCTGGGCATGCTGGCACTGAACGTGATTCCGTTCGCGTTTATCGCGGTGCTGACGCTGTTCCTGCAGGTGATGTCGAACAACAAGTTCCTCGGCTACCTGTTGACCATTTTGTGGGTCGCGGCAAGTTCGGTTGGCCTGAGCCTGCTGCACTGGAACCACAACCTGTACAACTACGGCAGTGGCCCCAGCGTGCCGTACTCGGACATGAACGGCTTCGGCCACTTCCTCAAGGGCGCGCTGTGGTTCGACGGCTACTGGGCCTGTCTGGCGGTAATCATGCTGGTGGTGGCGGCGTTGTTCTGGGCGCGTGGCACTGACGATGCGTGGCGGGATCGCGTGCGCGAAGCGCGTGCGCGGCTGCGCGCACCTTCCATGGCGGTGCTTGGGGTTGCTGCACTCGCCTTCCTCGGCAGCGGCGCATGGATCTACTACAACACCAACGTGCTCAACACGTACCGCAACAGCACCGCAAAAACCGTGCAGCGCGCGGACTACGAAAAGAAGTATGCAAAATACGAGGGCGCGCCGCAGCCACGCATCACCGCGGTCAAGGCCGACGTGGACATCTACCCGTACCAGCGCAAGCTCGATATTCGCGCGCACTACACTCTGGTCAACAAACACGACACGCCGATCAGCGAGCTGTATGTAAATTACACGGACGAGTTCACCGTGAAGTCGCTGGACTTCGCACCGCACGATACGGTCAGCGAAGACAAGGATCTGGGCTTTACCGTGTACCGGCTGAAGACACCGCTGGCGCCGGGCGCGTCGATGAGTTTCGACTTCACCCTGGCGTACGCACCCAAGGGCTTCACCAACGACACCGGTGACACCTTCCTGGTGCAAAACGGCACGTTCTTCAATAACGGCATGCTGCCGCAGTTCGGTTACCAATCGCGCTACCAGCTCACCGACCGCAACGACCGGCGCAAGTACGGCTTGTCGGCCGAAGTGCCGCGGATGCCGAAGCTGGGCGACCAGAAGGCACGCGCCGATACCTACATCAGCAACGATGCGGACTGGATCGACTTCGAGACCACCGTCTCCACCGCTGCCGACCAGATCGCATTGGCGCCGGGCACCTTGCAGAAGGAATGGACGGCCAATGGCCGGCACTACTTCCACTACAAGATGCAGCAACCGATGCTGAACTTCTTCGCGTATTTGTCGGCACGCTACGCGGTGAAGCATGCCGAGCATGACGGCGTGGCCATCTCGGTCTATTACAACCCGGCGCATGCCTGGAATGTGGACCGGATGATCGAGAGCGCGCAAGACTCGCTGGACTACTACGACGCGAACTACACGCCGTACCAGTTCAAGCAGTTGCGCATCCTGGAGTTTCCGGGCTATGCGGCGTTCGCGCAGTCGTTTGCCAATACCATTCCGTTCTCCGAATCGATCGGTTTCATTGCCGACCTGCGCGACAAATCCAAGATCGACTATGTCTACGACGTCACCGCACATGAAGTCGCGCACCAGTGGTGGGCGCATCGGGTGATCGGCGCGAACATGCAAGGGTCGACCATGCTCAGCGAATCGCTGGCGCAGTACTCGTCGCTGATGGTGATGAAGCACAAGTACGGTGCCGACCAGATGCACAAGTTCCTGAAATACGAACTGGATGCCTATCTCATGGGTCGCGCCACCGAAGCGGTGGCCGAGGAACCGTTGGCGAAAGTGGAAAACCAGCCGTACATCCACTATCGCAAGGGCTCGCTGATCTTCTACGCGCTGCAGGACTATCTGGGCGAAGCGAAGCTCAATGGCATGCTCAAGCAGTTCCTGATCGACAAGGGCTTCCAGCAACCGCCTTACACCACCTCGCAGGAATTCATGGACGCGCTGAACCAGGTGGCCGGGCCGCAATGGAAATCGCTGCTGGATGACT
- a CDS encoding mechanosensitive ion channel domain-containing protein, translated as MASTLFDWAQAPTAPVAIHEGVEQVGDWLDLYKSIGGVKIYLGSILGAILLFVGFLIATAILRRALRRYAERNSQLNQSTLYTVERLLHYLLLLIGLLWALDVAGIPMAKMTVFAGALGVGLGFGLQAIFNNFVSGLILLFDRSLKVGDFVELASGVHGHVREIRIRATLISTNDDIDILVPNSEFVTGRVVNWTLREVARRQKISFGVAYGTDKELVKKAALEAAAEVPFTLSMEGARAPQVWLTGFGDSSLDFQLVVWLNAEATRRVGAVTAAYYWALHSAFEKYAIELPFPQRDLHVKSWVEPRPRTASGSIELTGGNGMPGNDAAQDVERDIDDARRGRSEPTYPHDPGASR; from the coding sequence GTGGCATCGACACTTTTCGACTGGGCGCAGGCACCGACTGCGCCCGTGGCGATTCATGAAGGCGTTGAGCAGGTCGGGGATTGGCTAGACCTTTACAAGAGCATCGGTGGGGTCAAGATCTACCTTGGCTCGATCCTGGGTGCGATCCTGTTGTTTGTGGGGTTTCTGATCGCGACGGCGATTCTCCGGCGGGCGTTGCGCCGCTATGCCGAGCGAAATAGCCAGCTCAATCAGTCCACCCTGTACACCGTGGAGCGTTTGCTGCACTACCTGCTGCTGCTGATTGGCCTGCTGTGGGCACTGGATGTGGCGGGCATCCCGATGGCGAAGATGACGGTATTCGCCGGCGCGCTGGGCGTGGGCCTGGGCTTTGGCTTGCAGGCGATCTTCAACAATTTCGTATCCGGCCTGATCCTGCTGTTCGACCGCAGCCTCAAGGTCGGCGACTTTGTCGAGCTGGCCTCCGGCGTGCATGGCCACGTGCGCGAGATCCGCATCCGCGCCACCCTGATCAGCACCAACGACGACATCGATATCCTGGTGCCGAATTCCGAATTCGTCACCGGCCGCGTGGTCAATTGGACCTTGCGTGAAGTTGCACGCCGGCAAAAGATTTCGTTCGGCGTGGCCTACGGTACCGACAAGGAGCTGGTCAAGAAAGCTGCACTGGAAGCTGCCGCCGAAGTGCCGTTCACGCTCAGCATGGAAGGTGCGCGCGCACCGCAGGTATGGCTGACGGGTTTCGGTGATTCCTCGCTCGACTTCCAGTTGGTGGTCTGGCTCAACGCCGAGGCCACGCGCCGCGTCGGCGCGGTCACTGCCGCCTACTATTGGGCGCTGCACAGTGCCTTCGAGAAGTACGCCATCGAATTGCCGTTCCCCCAGCGTGACCTGCATGTAAAGAGCTGGGTTGAACCCAGACCGCGCACGGCCAGTGGCAGCATCGAGCTGACCGGCGGCAACGGTATGCCCGGCAATGATGCGGCACAAGATGTCGAACGTGATATCGATGATGCTCGTCGTGGTCGCTCAGAACCCACCTATCCCCATGATCCGGGCGCCTCCCGCTGA
- a CDS encoding glycine zipper 2TM domain-containing protein, whose amino-acid sequence MPTPVHAQERNHRVVCENVRVKHNGSKDDHRIIGTGVGAVVGGLLGHQVGGGKGKTLATVGGAVAGGYVGNRVQKNEQRKKTYYTTERRCHKVYD is encoded by the coding sequence ATGCCGACGCCTGTGCATGCGCAGGAACGTAACCACCGCGTGGTGTGCGAAAACGTGCGAGTCAAACACAATGGGTCGAAGGATGATCACCGCATCATCGGCACCGGTGTAGGTGCGGTCGTAGGTGGCTTGCTGGGTCATCAGGTGGGTGGTGGCAAGGGCAAGACCTTGGCAACGGTAGGCGGTGCGGTGGCCGGTGGCTATGTCGGCAACCGTGTCCAGAAAAACGAGCAGCGCAAGAAAACCTATTACACCACCGAGCGCCGCTGCCACAAAGTCTACGATTGA
- the lpdA gene encoding dihydrolipoyl dehydrogenase produces the protein MANTIEIKIPDIGGHGNVPVIEVLVKAGDTVAKDQSLITLESDKATMEIPSTVAGVIKELKLKVGDEVSEGAVIAVLETAGAANAPAAPAAKTETPKVAAPAPAAPSPAAPSPAAAGATGRKADIECKLVVLGSGPGGYTAAFRAADLGVDTVLVERYGTLGGVCLNVGCIPSKALLHAAAVIDEAAAMEAHGVSFGKPKIDIDKLRGFKNKVVGQLTGGLAAMSKQRKVRTVEGNGLFVSPNELEVQTRGGVKLIRFEHAIIAAGSQSVKLGMFPWDDERILDSTRALEMKDVPKKLLVVGGGIIGLEMATVYAALGSEVTVVEFMDQIIPGADADLIKPLAKRLGSRLKGIHLKTKVVSAKATKKGIEVGYEGDSIPETTLFDRVLVSVGRSPNGSKIGADKAGVAVTDRGFINVDSQMRTNVPHIFAIGDLVGQPMLAHKATHEAKVAAEVVAGHKSHFDARVIPSVAYTDPEIAWVGVTEREAKEKGLKVGVGKFPWAASGRAIGIDRTEGFTKLIFDEETHRVVGGGIVGVHAGDLISEVALAIEMGSEAADIGLTIHPHPTLSESVGMAAEIYEGTITDLYMPKKK, from the coding sequence ATGGCCAACACCATCGAAATCAAGATTCCCGACATCGGCGGTCACGGCAACGTGCCGGTCATCGAAGTGCTGGTAAAGGCTGGCGACACGGTGGCCAAGGATCAGAGCCTGATCACGCTGGAGTCGGACAAGGCGACCATGGAGATTCCTTCCACTGTTGCCGGCGTGATCAAGGAGCTGAAGCTCAAAGTGGGTGATGAAGTTTCCGAAGGTGCGGTGATTGCCGTTCTGGAAACCGCTGGTGCAGCCAATGCTCCAGCCGCACCAGCGGCGAAGACGGAGACGCCGAAAGTCGCGGCTCCCGCACCCGCGGCACCATCGCCCGCGGCACCATCACCGGCTGCTGCCGGCGCCACCGGTCGCAAGGCCGATATCGAATGCAAGCTGGTCGTGCTCGGCTCCGGCCCCGGCGGCTATACCGCCGCGTTCCGCGCCGCTGATCTTGGCGTCGACACCGTGCTGGTGGAACGCTACGGCACGCTCGGCGGCGTCTGCCTCAACGTCGGTTGCATCCCGTCCAAAGCGTTGCTGCACGCCGCCGCCGTGATCGACGAGGCCGCTGCGATGGAAGCGCACGGCGTCAGCTTCGGCAAGCCGAAGATCGACATCGACAAGCTGCGTGGCTTCAAGAACAAGGTGGTCGGCCAGCTCACCGGCGGCCTCGCCGCGATGTCGAAGCAGCGCAAGGTGCGCACGGTCGAAGGCAATGGCCTGTTCGTCTCGCCGAACGAGCTGGAAGTCCAAACCAGGGGCGGCGTGAAACTGATCCGCTTCGAGCACGCGATCATCGCCGCCGGTTCCCAGTCGGTGAAGCTGGGCATGTTCCCGTGGGACGACGAGCGCATTCTCGATTCCACCCGCGCGCTGGAAATGAAGGACGTACCGAAGAAACTGCTGGTCGTCGGCGGCGGCATCATCGGCCTGGAAATGGCCACGGTGTACGCCGCGCTGGGTAGCGAAGTGACCGTGGTCGAATTCATGGACCAGATCATTCCCGGCGCCGATGCCGACCTGATCAAGCCGCTGGCCAAACGCCTCGGCAGCCGGCTCAAGGGTATCCATCTGAAGACCAAGGTGGTCAGCGCCAAGGCCACCAAGAAAGGCATCGAGGTCGGTTACGAAGGCGACAGCATTCCCGAAACCACGCTGTTCGATCGCGTGCTGGTTTCGGTGGGCCGCTCGCCGAACGGCAGCAAGATCGGCGCGGACAAGGCGGGCGTCGCAGTGACCGATCGCGGCTTCATCAACGTCGACTCGCAGATGCGCACCAACGTGCCGCACATCTTCGCCATCGGCGATCTGGTCGGTCAGCCAATGCTGGCGCACAAGGCGACGCATGAGGCGAAGGTGGCTGCAGAAGTGGTCGCCGGACACAAGAGCCACTTCGACGCGCGAGTGATTCCGTCGGTGGCGTATACCGATCCGGAAATCGCCTGGGTAGGTGTGACCGAACGCGAAGCGAAGGAAAAGGGCTTGAAGGTCGGCGTGGGCAAGTTCCCGTGGGCGGCCAGCGGTCGTGCCATCGGCATCGATCGCACCGAAGGTTTCACCAAGCTGATCTTCGACGAGGAAACCCATCGCGTAGTTGGTGGCGGTATCGTCGGCGTGCATGCCGGTGATCTCATCTCCGAAGTGGCATTGGCGATCGAGATGGGTTCGGAAGCGGCCGACATCGGCCTGACGATTCACCCGCATCCCACGCTCAGCGAGTCGGTCGGCATGGCGGCGGAGATCTACGAAGGCACCATCACCGACTTGTATATGCCGAAAAAGAAGTAG
- a CDS encoding Spy/CpxP family protein refolding chaperone, which translates to MRKNTLLGLALASALAIGSSIALAAPAGAPGHGGFGHGGHGQRGHGQMMMLGKLNLTDAQKASVKQIISSSRTQNKSSREALRTQRSAFESMTPNQVGYQSAAASLAQAEGQATQQRVQQMATLRAQIYAVLTPQQQAQAATFKAQSQARRAQWKQFRAEHPQPAAQ; encoded by the coding sequence ATGCGCAAGAACACTCTCCTCGGCCTGGCCCTGGCCTCGGCACTGGCCATTGGCAGTTCCATCGCACTGGCGGCCCCCGCTGGCGCCCCGGGACACGGCGGCTTCGGCCATGGCGGACACGGCCAGCGCGGCCACGGCCAGATGATGATGCTGGGCAAGCTGAACCTCACCGACGCGCAGAAGGCCAGCGTCAAGCAGATCATCAGCAGCAGCCGTACGCAGAACAAGTCCTCGCGTGAGGCCCTGCGGACACAGCGCAGCGCCTTCGAGTCGATGACCCCTAACCAAGTCGGCTATCAGTCGGCAGCGGCAAGTCTGGCTCAGGCTGAAGGTCAGGCGACCCAGCAGCGCGTGCAGCAGATGGCCACTCTGCGGGCGCAGATCTATGCAGTGCTGACGCCGCAGCAGCAGGCACAGGCGGCCACGTTCAAGGCGCAGTCGCAGGCTCGTCGCGCCCAGTGGAAACAGTTCCGGGCGGAGCATCCGCAGCCCGCGGCCCAGTAA